In a genomic window of Leisingera caerulea DSM 24564:
- a CDS encoding response regulator — MSMNDAHLLIVDDDERIRELLKKFLMRSGFLVTAARDAAHARRVLAGLDFDLIIMDVMMPGEDGISLTKSLRESMATPILLLTAKGETDDRIAGLEAGADDYLPKPFEPKELLLRVNAILRRMPDTTTQDSAPKVLHLGAIRYDIERGEMWQGDELIRLTGTESQLMKIFSAQPGEPVSRTKLVEDLGRDRGQAQERAVDVQITRLRRKIEPNPKQPQYLQTVRGAGYMLAPD, encoded by the coding sequence ATGAGCATGAATGACGCCCATCTTCTGATCGTGGACGATGATGAGCGCATCCGCGAGCTGCTGAAGAAATTCCTGATGCGTTCGGGTTTCCTGGTCACTGCGGCGCGTGACGCGGCGCATGCCCGGCGCGTTCTGGCGGGGCTTGATTTCGACCTGATCATTATGGACGTGATGATGCCGGGGGAAGACGGCATCTCGCTGACCAAGTCGCTGCGCGAGAGCATGGCAACCCCGATCCTGCTGCTGACCGCCAAGGGCGAGACCGATGACCGGATCGCCGGGCTGGAGGCCGGGGCGGATGACTACCTGCCGAAACCATTCGAGCCCAAAGAGCTCCTGCTTCGGGTGAACGCCATCCTGCGGCGGATGCCGGACACCACCACGCAGGACAGCGCCCCCAAGGTGCTGCATCTGGGAGCAATCCGATATGACATCGAGCGCGGCGAGATGTGGCAGGGCGACGAACTGATCCGCCTCACCGGCACCGAAAGCCAGCTGATGAAGATCTTCTCCGCCCAGCCCGGCGAGCCGGTCTCCCGCACCAAGCTGGTCGAGGACCTGGGCCGCGACCGCGGCCAGGCGCAGGAGCGCGCAGTGGACGTGCAGATCACCCGGCTGCGCCGCAAGATCGAGCCGAACCCGAAACAGCCGCAATACCTGCAAACGGTGCGCGGCGCGGGCTATATGCTGGCACCGGATTAA
- a CDS encoding MarR family winged helix-turn-helix transcriptional regulator, which yields MPEGRTGQGYSGESLLFLTDEQLRQGIEAMFFAYRGFTADPDRILAELSYGRAHHRAIHFINRSPGTTVNNLLSILGVTKQSLNRVLRTLIGDGLVESKVGELDKRERHLYLTEQGAALEATLSDAQRARMRAAYKDAGPEAVQGFKKVLEAMMDADMRRAYAKLRETGA from the coding sequence ATGCCTGAAGGCCGGACAGGGCAGGGATACAGCGGCGAAAGCCTGCTGTTTCTGACAGATGAGCAGCTTCGCCAAGGGATTGAGGCGATGTTCTTTGCCTACCGCGGCTTTACCGCCGATCCGGACCGGATCCTTGCGGAATTGTCCTATGGCCGGGCGCACCACCGGGCGATTCATTTCATAAACCGCTCGCCCGGCACCACTGTGAACAATCTTCTCAGCATTCTGGGGGTGACCAAACAGTCGCTGAACCGGGTGCTGCGGACCCTGATCGGCGACGGCCTGGTCGAAAGCAAGGTGGGCGAGCTGGATAAACGCGAACGCCACCTGTACCTGACCGAACAGGGCGCGGCGCTGGAAGCCACCCTGTCGGACGCCCAGCGCGCCCGGATGCGCGCCGCCTACAAGGACGCAGGCCCTGAGGCGGTGCAAGGCTTTAAGAAGGTGCTTGAGGCGATGATGGACGCCGACATGCGCCGCGCCTATGCCAAACTGCGGGAAACGGGCGCATGA
- a CDS encoding histone deacetylase family protein gives MTTALITHADCLNHVTPEGHPERVARLEHILHALEPLDLKRVTAPMAAEDDILRVHPASYLSDLRKASPAEGWAQIDGDTFMSPGSLDAAFRAAGAVVRGVDMVLGGEVQNAFAAVRPPGHHAETDTAMGFCLFGNAALAAKHALDHHGLSRVAVVDFDVHHGNGTQDLLWDEPRALLITSQQMPLWPGSGRPDEDGAHGQILNMPLAPDSGRAEMQAAYEGQAFPRLRAFKPELIIISAGFDAHQGDPLASLNWATEDFAWITAELCKLASELCQGRIVSTLEGGYDLNALAAATRAHVEELTKAPA, from the coding sequence ATGACCACCGCCCTGATCACCCACGCGGATTGCCTCAACCACGTCACACCGGAAGGCCACCCGGAACGGGTGGCGCGGCTGGAGCACATCCTGCACGCGCTGGAACCCTTGGACCTGAAACGGGTCACCGCACCGATGGCTGCCGAGGACGACATCCTGCGCGTCCACCCGGCCTCCTACCTCTCTGACCTGCGCAAGGCTTCGCCAGCGGAGGGCTGGGCGCAGATTGACGGCGACACCTTTATGTCCCCCGGCTCTTTGGACGCCGCGTTCCGGGCTGCCGGCGCGGTTGTGCGCGGTGTCGATATGGTTCTGGGCGGCGAGGTGCAGAACGCCTTTGCGGCGGTGCGCCCGCCGGGACACCACGCCGAAACGGACACCGCTATGGGCTTCTGCCTGTTCGGCAATGCGGCGCTGGCCGCCAAACACGCGCTGGACCATCACGGGCTCAGCCGTGTCGCTGTGGTGGATTTTGACGTGCACCACGGCAACGGCACCCAGGACCTGTTGTGGGACGAGCCGCGCGCGCTGCTGATCACCAGCCAGCAGATGCCGCTCTGGCCCGGCTCCGGCCGCCCGGACGAGGATGGCGCCCATGGCCAGATCCTCAACATGCCGCTGGCGCCGGACTCCGGCCGGGCCGAGATGCAGGCGGCCTATGAGGGTCAGGCCTTTCCCCGCCTGCGCGCCTTCAAGCCGGAGCTGATCATTATCTCGGCGGGCTTTGACGCCCATCAGGGCGATCCGCTCGCAAGCCTCAACTGGGCAACGGAAGATTTCGCCTGGATCACGGCGGAGCTGTGCAAACTTGCCAGTGAGCTGTGCCAGGGCCGTATCGTCTCGACTTTGGAAGGCGGATATGATCTGAACGCGCTCGCCGCGGCAACGCGCGCGCATGTGGAAGAATTGACAAAGGCACCGGCATGA
- a CDS encoding MgtC/SapB family protein, protein MDLSIAYVSYLELGLRLLCAAAAGALLGLDRELRHRKVGMRTYMIVSLGAAGFTLITMEMSMEAQALELGADPTRIMQGLVGAIGFLGAGAIIQGDERVGGMATAASLWVAGGVGMASGLGYYVHAVLLALIAAGILAMSRVMSSRGRNDRPDISD, encoded by the coding sequence ATGGACCTGAGCATTGCCTATGTGAGTTATCTTGAACTGGGCCTGCGCCTGCTCTGCGCCGCTGCTGCCGGGGCGCTTCTGGGGCTGGACCGGGAGCTGCGGCACCGCAAGGTGGGCATGCGGACCTACATGATTGTTTCGCTTGGGGCCGCAGGTTTCACGCTGATCACCATGGAAATGTCGATGGAGGCGCAGGCGCTTGAATTGGGGGCTGATCCGACCCGTATCATGCAGGGGCTTGTCGGGGCGATCGGCTTTCTTGGCGCCGGGGCGATCATCCAGGGGGATGAGCGGGTCGGAGGCATGGCGACGGCCGCCAGCCTGTGGGTGGCCGGGGGCGTCGGCATGGCCTCAGGTCTGGGGTATTATGTGCACGCAGTGCTGCTGGCGCTGATAGCTGCTGGCATCCTGGCCATGAGCCGGGTGATGAGCAGCCGGGGCCGCAACGACCGCCCGGATATAAGCGATTGA
- a CDS encoding SDR family oxidoreductase gives MDMTKVALFTAAGSGMGADAARHLHEQGYEVAILSSSGKGEMLAQELGGVGHTGSNLEQSDLQALVDKAMERWGRIDVLVNSAGHGPKGDIMEISDADWHLGMEYYLMNVIRPSRLVAPIMAAQGKGSIINISTFAVFEPDPLFPTSGVFRAGLASFTKLFSDKFASQGVRMNNVLPGFIDSLPETEDRKARIPMGRYGTAREVSALIAYLASDNAAYTTGQNIRVDGGLTRAV, from the coding sequence ATGGATATGACCAAGGTTGCACTTTTCACCGCCGCAGGCAGCGGCATGGGCGCGGATGCCGCCCGCCACCTTCATGAGCAGGGGTATGAGGTTGCCATCCTCTCCTCCTCCGGCAAGGGCGAGATGCTGGCGCAGGAGCTGGGCGGGGTGGGCCACACTGGTTCCAACCTGGAGCAATCCGACCTGCAGGCGCTGGTGGACAAGGCGATGGAGCGCTGGGGCCGGATCGACGTGCTGGTCAACTCGGCGGGCCACGGGCCCAAGGGCGATATCATGGAGATCAGCGACGCCGACTGGCATCTGGGGATGGAATACTACCTGATGAACGTGATCCGCCCTTCGCGTTTGGTGGCACCCATCATGGCGGCCCAGGGCAAGGGGTCAATCATCAACATCTCCACCTTCGCGGTGTTCGAACCGGATCCGCTGTTCCCGACCTCAGGCGTGTTCCGGGCAGGGCTTGCGAGTTTTACCAAGCTGTTTTCCGACAAGTTCGCAAGCCAGGGCGTGCGGATGAACAACGTGCTGCCGGGCTTCATCGACAGCCTGCCGGAGACCGAAGACCGCAAGGCGCGGATCCCGATGGGGCGCTATGGCACGGCGCGTGAGGTGTCAGCCCTGATCGCTTATCTGGCCTCGGATAATGCGGCCTATACCACTGGGCAGAACATCCGTGTCGACGGGGGGCTGACCCGCGCAGTCTGA
- a CDS encoding LysR substrate-binding domain-containing protein has protein sequence MRLPNLNALRMFDAAARHLNFGRAAEELHLTQGAVAQQVRRLEADLGHKLFHRHARGLSLTDTGRSYHAPVQQALAMIREATDKLAPAVQRVTLSVPPSFAAKWLVPRLPEFEARHPGIDLRVVAEENLTDFKRDGIDIAIRQGSKPQESSLNSALLSLLDLVAVARPDSALIQEEPLELADLAHHTLIQDGHRHWELLLRQDGLTAKGRILQFNQTALAMDAAVNGQGIALVPRLFLGGQPLEILWQAPRLGDQGFYVLWPSAQGRAKTVVDWLLRQ, from the coding sequence ATGCGCCTGCCCAACCTCAACGCCCTGCGAATGTTTGACGCCGCCGCCCGCCACCTGAACTTCGGCCGCGCGGCAGAGGAACTGCACCTGACCCAAGGCGCGGTGGCCCAGCAGGTGCGCCGGCTGGAGGCGGACCTGGGACACAAGCTGTTCCATCGCCACGCCCGCGGGCTGTCGCTGACCGACACCGGACGCAGCTACCACGCGCCGGTGCAGCAGGCCTTGGCAATGATCCGCGAAGCGACCGACAAGCTGGCCCCGGCTGTGCAGCGGGTAACCCTGTCGGTGCCGCCCTCCTTTGCCGCCAAATGGCTGGTGCCGCGGCTGCCGGAGTTCGAGGCGCGGCACCCCGGCATCGACCTTCGGGTGGTGGCGGAGGAGAACCTGACAGATTTCAAGCGGGACGGCATCGACATTGCCATCCGCCAGGGCAGCAAACCGCAGGAGAGCAGTTTGAACTCTGCCCTCCTGTCGCTGTTGGATCTGGTGGCGGTGGCCCGGCCGGATTCGGCTCTAATACAGGAAGAACCGCTGGAACTTGCCGATCTTGCCCATCATACGCTGATCCAGGACGGGCACCGGCACTGGGAACTGCTGCTGCGGCAGGATGGTCTCACGGCCAAGGGGCGGATCCTGCAATTCAACCAGACTGCGCTGGCGATGGATGCTGCGGTGAACGGCCAGGGCATCGCACTGGTGCCGCGGTTATTTCTGGGAGGACAGCCGCTGGAGATCCTGTGGCAGGCGCCGCGGCTGGGCGATCAAGGGTTCTACGTGCTGTGGCCCAGCGCACAGGGCCGGGCCAAGACAGTGGTGGACTGGCTCTTGCGCCAATAG
- a CDS encoding cation transporter — protein MAGCCNHEARFDGVSADYKRRLWLVIAINAGMFAVEMGAGQLSGSQALKADALDFLGDALTYGISLAVIGATLRTRALAALGKGISLLLMGAWVFGSTVYQVFYVGVPQAQIMGVIGFMALAANLISVMLLARYKDGDANVRSVWLCSRNDAIGNVAVMIAALGVWGTATGWPDLIVAGIMGGLFLNSAFQILVQAVREWREEEAHAEAHQH, from the coding sequence ATGGCAGGCTGCTGCAATCATGAGGCCCGGTTTGACGGGGTATCGGCGGACTATAAACGCAGGCTTTGGCTGGTGATCGCCATCAATGCCGGCATGTTCGCGGTGGAAATGGGGGCGGGCCAGCTGTCCGGCAGCCAGGCCTTGAAGGCGGACGCGTTGGACTTTCTGGGCGATGCGCTGACCTATGGCATTTCGCTGGCGGTGATCGGCGCCACCCTGCGCACCCGGGCACTGGCGGCCCTGGGCAAGGGCATCAGCCTGCTGCTGATGGGCGCATGGGTGTTTGGCTCCACGGTCTATCAGGTGTTCTATGTGGGCGTGCCGCAGGCGCAGATCATGGGGGTTATCGGCTTTATGGCGCTGGCGGCCAACCTGATTTCGGTCATGCTGCTGGCCCGCTACAAGGACGGCGACGCCAATGTGCGCTCTGTCTGGTTGTGCTCGCGCAATGACGCCATCGGCAATGTGGCGGTGATGATCGCGGCGCTTGGCGTCTGGGGCACCGCAACCGGCTGGCCGGACCTCATTGTGGCCGGCATCATGGGCGGTCTGTTCCTGAACTCCGCCTTCCAGATCCTGGTGCAGGCGGTGCGGGAATGGCGCGAAGAAGAGGCGCACGCAGAAGCGCATCAGCACTAG
- a CDS encoding branched-chain amino acid aminotransferase translates to MAGYDDRDGVIWMDGELVDWRDAKVHILTHAMHYASSVFEGERAYNGKIFKSREHSERLVASAKALDMPMPYTVDEIEAAKEETLKASGLQDAYVRALVWRGAGEDMGVASARNPVRMAIAVWGWGAYYGDAKMQGAKLDIAEWKRPSPETIPVHAKAAGLYMICTISKHKAEAKGCSDALFMDYRGYVAEATGANIFFVKDGEVHTPLPDCFLNGLTRQTVIQMLKDKGVTVHERHIMPEEMEGFEQCWLTGTAAEVTPVGEIGPYTFEVGALTREIAEDYEKLVRA, encoded by the coding sequence ATGGCAGGTTATGACGACCGCGACGGTGTGATCTGGATGGATGGGGAGCTGGTCGACTGGCGGGATGCCAAGGTGCATATCCTGACCCATGCGATGCATTATGCGTCCTCTGTGTTCGAGGGCGAGCGCGCCTACAACGGCAAGATCTTCAAGAGCCGGGAGCATTCCGAGCGGCTGGTCGCCTCGGCCAAGGCGCTGGACATGCCGATGCCCTACACTGTTGACGAGATCGAGGCGGCCAAGGAAGAAACGCTGAAGGCCTCCGGTCTGCAGGACGCCTATGTGCGGGCGCTGGTGTGGCGCGGCGCGGGCGAGGATATGGGGGTCGCCTCGGCCCGCAACCCGGTGCGGATGGCCATCGCGGTCTGGGGCTGGGGCGCCTACTACGGCGATGCCAAGATGCAAGGCGCCAAGCTGGACATCGCGGAGTGGAAGCGGCCCAGCCCGGAAACCATCCCGGTGCATGCCAAGGCGGCGGGCCTCTACATGATCTGCACCATTTCCAAGCACAAGGCGGAGGCCAAGGGTTGCTCGGATGCGCTGTTCATGGACTACCGCGGCTATGTAGCAGAGGCGACAGGCGCCAACATCTTCTTCGTGAAGGATGGCGAGGTGCATACGCCGCTGCCGGATTGCTTCCTGAATGGTCTCACCCGGCAGACCGTGATCCAGATGCTGAAGGACAAGGGCGTTACCGTGCATGAGCGCCACATCATGCCGGAAGAGATGGAAGGCTTTGAGCAGTGCTGGCTGACTGGCACCGCGGCCGAGGTCACCCCGGTCGGCGAGATTGGTCCTTACACGTTTGAAGTCGGCGCCCTGACCCGTGAGATCGCCGAGGACTACGAAAAGCTGGTCCGCGCCTAA
- a CDS encoding SPW repeat domain-containing protein, producing MPLRFVTRTIHAYLDYPVAAALMGLPFLLGLGESNPLALWLSVVTGVAAFVLTVLTDHHLGLVRVLPYRLHLTVDLIVGLAFLAAPFLFGFAGLDAAFYLLNGAAVVAVISLSAPEGTAAASA from the coding sequence ATGCCTCTTCGCTTTGTGACCCGTACCATTCATGCCTATCTTGACTATCCGGTTGCTGCCGCCCTGATGGGGCTGCCGTTTCTGCTGGGCCTTGGCGAAAGCAACCCGCTGGCGCTGTGGCTGTCCGTGGTGACCGGCGTTGCCGCCTTTGTGCTGACGGTACTGACCGACCACCATCTCGGCCTGGTCCGGGTGCTGCCCTACAGGCTGCATCTGACCGTTGACCTGATTGTCGGCCTCGCCTTTCTGGCGGCACCTTTTCTCTTCGGCTTTGCCGGGCTGGATGCGGCCTTCTATCTGCTGAACGGGGCTGCGGTGGTTGCGGTGATCTCGCTCAGCGCACCGGAAGGGACCGCGGCAGCCTCTGCCTGA
- a CDS encoding exodeoxyribonuclease VII small subunit, whose product MTETPVEQMSFEQAMRELEGVVDQLERGDVALDASIALYERGAALKKRCEDELKRAEEKVAAITLDANGTPKGTQPLDAG is encoded by the coding sequence ATGACTGAGACCCCCGTAGAGCAGATGAGCTTTGAACAGGCGATGCGTGAGCTGGAAGGCGTGGTGGACCAGCTGGAACGCGGCGACGTGGCGCTGGATGCCTCCATCGCGCTCTATGAACGCGGCGCCGCGCTGAAGAAACGCTGCGAGGATGAGCTGAAACGTGCCGAAGAGAAGGTCGCCGCCATCACACTGGACGCCAACGGCACCCCCAAGGGCACCCAGCCGCTGGACGCCGGCTGA
- a CDS encoding malonate--CoA ligase — translation MYDANHLIRQLRESSLGREYDVFARLPDGSTVTFGALFAGAERMAAALAAQGVQPGDRVAVQVQKTIRAIELYLGTVMAGGIFLPLNTAYTGPEVVYFVGDATPRVVVCDPARLEEISAISGAAEVLTLDAAGQGTLRDLADGQGGFDPVARQADDLAAILYTSGTTGRSKGAMLSHANLASNSLTLRDTWRFTKDDVLIHALPIFHTHGLFVATNVALLSGAQVVFLPGFDADAILEAMPSATALMGVPTFYTRLLTDARLTRERAAKMRLFISGSAPLLVDTHEQWEARTGHRILERYGMTETNMSTSNPYEGERRAGTVGFPLPGVEARVMRDGAEVAAGEIGVLEVRGPNVFQGYWQMPEKTAEELRPDGWFITGDMARIDADGYVTIVGREKDLIITGGFNVYPKEVESLIDDLPGVLESAVIGVPHSDFGEGVVAVVVPEGEGTSVEAITAALSGQLAKFKQPKEIILLDALPRNTMGKVQKKALRKEYAGLFC, via the coding sequence ATGTATGACGCCAATCACCTGATCCGCCAGCTGCGCGAGTCCTCTCTGGGGCGTGAATACGATGTTTTTGCCCGCCTGCCGGACGGGAGCACGGTGACCTTTGGCGCGCTGTTTGCTGGCGCGGAACGGATGGCGGCGGCGCTGGCGGCCCAGGGGGTTCAGCCGGGCGACCGGGTGGCAGTGCAGGTCCAGAAAACCATTCGGGCGATTGAGCTTTACCTCGGCACAGTTATGGCCGGCGGCATTTTCCTGCCCTTGAACACCGCCTACACCGGGCCTGAGGTCGTTTATTTCGTTGGCGACGCGACGCCCCGGGTCGTGGTCTGCGATCCTGCGCGGCTGGAGGAGATCAGCGCAATCTCGGGCGCGGCGGAGGTTCTGACACTGGATGCGGCCGGGCAGGGCACCTTGCGTGATCTGGCGGACGGGCAGGGCGGCTTTGATCCGGTGGCCCGGCAGGCGGATGATCTTGCGGCGATCCTTTATACCTCCGGCACAACCGGCCGCTCAAAGGGGGCGATGCTGAGCCATGCGAACCTGGCCTCCAACTCGCTGACCCTGCGCGACACCTGGCGGTTCACCAAGGACGACGTGCTGATCCACGCGCTGCCGATCTTCCACACCCACGGGCTGTTTGTGGCGACCAATGTGGCGCTGCTCTCAGGCGCCCAGGTGGTTTTCTTGCCCGGCTTTGACGCCGATGCCATCCTTGAGGCGATGCCTTCGGCCACGGCGCTGATGGGGGTGCCAACATTCTATACCCGCCTGCTGACGGATGCGCGGCTGACGCGCGAGCGCGCTGCAAAAATGCGTCTGTTCATCTCCGGCTCTGCGCCCTTGCTGGTGGACACACATGAGCAATGGGAGGCCCGCACCGGCCACCGCATCCTGGAACGCTACGGGATGACCGAAACCAACATGAGCACCTCGAACCCTTATGAGGGCGAGCGCCGCGCGGGCACCGTAGGCTTCCCGCTGCCGGGGGTGGAGGCGCGGGTCATGAGGGACGGCGCCGAGGTGGCGGCTGGGGAGATCGGCGTGCTGGAGGTGCGCGGGCCGAATGTGTTTCAGGGCTATTGGCAGATGCCGGAAAAGACGGCGGAGGAGCTGCGTCCAGACGGCTGGTTTATCACCGGCGACATGGCAAGGATCGACGCCGACGGCTATGTCACCATTGTCGGGCGCGAGAAGGATCTGATCATCACCGGCGGCTTCAATGTCTACCCCAAGGAGGTCGAGAGCCTGATCGACGACCTGCCCGGTGTTCTGGAAAGCGCCGTCATCGGCGTGCCGCATTCCGATTTCGGCGAGGGCGTGGTGGCCGTGGTTGTGCCGGAGGGCGAGGGCACCAGCGTTGAGGCGATAACGGCCGCGCTCTCTGGCCAGCTGGCCAAGTTCAAACAGCCCAAGGAGATCATCCTGCTGGACGCGCTGCCGCGCAACACCATGGGCAAGGTGCAGAAGAAAGCCCTGCGCAAGGAATACGCAGGGCTTTTCTGCTAG
- a CDS encoding AraC family transcriptional regulator has translation MLDLLSDILTRLSLKGTLYFRTSFTPPFGIQVPEYENVARFHFVQRGELNVHVPASGETLRLKQGDLVLVPHGAAHMLLCNEVQPLEALPLEQVLEDAGYDGGGVLVYGGALEVRDTQLICGHFSFAAMPGRRGAGHMLIDRLPPHIVIENYGEAAGAWIEATLRMIGSEVQGARIGGDLIALKLSEVLFAQAIRAYLEHQSPSGPALAGFADPRISRALTAFHQAPAKEWSVEGLAREAGMSRTAFAQEFAAKMEVTPMQYLTSWRMQIACQGLAEQGLNVADAAEIAGYASEAAFSRVFRKQVGMSPAAYRQHHAAAWPG, from the coding sequence ATGTTGGACCTGCTTAGCGATATCCTCACCCGGCTGTCCCTCAAGGGAACGCTGTACTTTCGCACCTCCTTTACCCCGCCGTTCGGGATTCAGGTGCCGGAGTATGAAAACGTCGCGCGGTTTCACTTCGTTCAGCGAGGGGAGCTGAATGTGCATGTGCCTGCGAGCGGTGAGACGCTGCGGCTGAAGCAGGGCGATCTGGTGCTGGTCCCGCATGGCGCGGCGCATATGCTGTTGTGCAACGAGGTGCAGCCGCTGGAGGCGCTGCCGCTGGAGCAGGTGCTGGAGGACGCGGGCTATGACGGCGGCGGGGTACTGGTCTATGGCGGTGCGCTGGAGGTGCGGGATACCCAGCTGATCTGCGGCCACTTTTCCTTTGCCGCCATGCCGGGGCGGCGCGGCGCCGGGCATATGCTGATCGACCGGTTGCCGCCCCATATCGTGATCGAAAACTACGGCGAGGCTGCCGGGGCCTGGATCGAAGCGACCTTGCGGATGATCGGCTCCGAAGTGCAGGGCGCCCGCATCGGCGGCGACCTGATAGCGCTGAAACTGTCCGAGGTGCTGTTCGCTCAGGCGATCCGGGCCTATCTGGAACATCAGAGCCCCAGCGGGCCGGCGCTGGCGGGGTTTGCTGATCCGCGTATCTCGCGGGCGCTGACGGCGTTCCATCAGGCGCCTGCCAAGGAGTGGAGCGTTGAAGGCCTGGCACGGGAGGCGGGCATGTCGCGCACTGCATTTGCCCAGGAGTTTGCTGCCAAGATGGAAGTGACGCCGATGCAATACCTCACCAGCTGGCGGATGCAGATCGCCTGTCAGGGGCTGGCAGAGCAGGGGCTGAATGTAGCCGATGCCGCGGAGATTGCGGGTTATGCCTCCGAGGCAGCGTTTTCCCGCGTGTTCCGCAAGCAGGTGGGCATGTCGCCCGCGGCCTACCGGCAGCACCATGCGGCAGCCTGGCCTGGTTGA
- a CDS encoding DMT family transporter, whose product MAKSLTSHRPVLAVLLKVTAIALFTALSGIIKATSETVPAGEAVFFRSFFAIPVIVAWLIARGELRHGLITKKPMFHVWRGLVGTSAMGMTFMGLALLPLPEVTAIGYATPIFTLILAALFLGETIRMVRISAVAIGLLGVLIMIWPRLGSDLEDGAILGVLLVVGATVARGFVQIHIRRMVQSEHTAAIVFYFSLTASGLALLTVPFGWVMPDGQTAALLVGAGLVGGVAQILVTSSYRFAPASMLAPYDYASMIFAIVIGYVWFNEWPTLVMLAGAALVIAGNVLVIWREHRLGLQRGKAKPLMDPKGG is encoded by the coding sequence ATGGCGAAATCGTTAACATCGCATCGGCCTGTGCTGGCGGTCCTGCTGAAAGTCACCGCGATTGCGCTGTTCACTGCGCTGTCCGGGATCATCAAAGCCACATCGGAGACCGTGCCGGCGGGCGAGGCCGTCTTCTTCCGCTCCTTCTTTGCAATTCCGGTCATCGTTGCCTGGCTCATCGCGCGCGGAGAGCTGCGGCACGGTTTGATCACCAAAAAACCGATGTTTCACGTGTGGCGCGGGCTGGTTGGGACCTCGGCGATGGGGATGACCTTCATGGGGCTGGCGCTGCTGCCGCTGCCAGAGGTCACCGCCATCGGCTATGCCACCCCGATCTTCACCCTGATTCTGGCGGCGCTGTTCCTGGGCGAGACCATCCGAATGGTCCGGATCAGCGCCGTCGCCATCGGCCTGCTAGGCGTTCTGATCATGATCTGGCCACGGCTTGGCAGCGATCTGGAGGACGGCGCCATTCTGGGGGTGCTGCTGGTGGTAGGCGCAACCGTCGCCCGCGGCTTTGTGCAGATCCACATCCGCCGCATGGTGCAGTCGGAGCATACCGCGGCCATCGTGTTCTACTTTTCGCTGACGGCCTCAGGCCTCGCGCTGCTGACTGTCCCCTTCGGCTGGGTGATGCCGGATGGCCAAACCGCGGCGCTTCTGGTCGGCGCCGGCCTGGTCGGCGGGGTGGCGCAGATTCTGGTCACATCCTCCTACCGCTTTGCGCCGGCATCAATGCTGGCACCGTATGATTATGCCTCGATGATCTTTGCGATTGTGATCGGCTATGTTTGGTTCAACGAGTGGCCGACGCTAGTGATGCTTGCGGGCGCGGCGCTGGTGATTGCCGGCAATGTGCTGGTGATCTGGCGCGAGCACCGGCTGGGCCTGCAGCGCGGCAAGGCTAAGCCGCTGATGGATCCCAAGGGCGGATAG